A stretch of DNA from Cupriavidus taiwanensis:
AACAGCGCCGCCGCGACCAGCGCCAGCGCGGTATTGGAGAATCCAGCCAGCGCCATGCCCAGCGCCTTCGAGGTGCCGTACTGCACCGAGGGGTCGTTCACGGTCGGGGCAAAGCCGATCAGCCCGGCCATCAGCGAGGTGATCATGATGGCGCTGGCTTCGTACGACACCGCCTCGGTGATCCACACCACGATGGCGAACGCCAGGATCGCCAGCATGCGCTGGCCGGCAATGGTGAGCCCGTCGGGCTGCGGCATCGCCAGCACCGCGATCAGCGCGGCGGCGGCCGCGAACAGGCCCCAGTGCAGGGTCAGCCTGGGTGCGGCCGCGGGTGTGGCCGCGGCCGGGGCGGCGGGGGCGGGCGGCTGGGAGGCGGGAAGTTCTGGCATTGCCGACATTCCTTGTAGTTCGACCTGCCTGAAATTTTCCGGCGCGCGGCGGGCGATGTCGAGGACCGGGCCGGGATAGTTACGCCCGTCATGCCCAAGATCAAGGCGAGGGCAGATCGCTGGATTCTCTGGCCACCGCATGCGTCATACCAGTGACAGGCTCGTGATACAAGGCGTGGGCGGCAGTTCGCATGATCCGACACCGCGCCGCGCCGGGGCGCGTGATGCACGAGCCGGAGTGATCTGAAATAATTGGAGCTGACCATGAAGGTTTTGGTACGCGGTCTCAAGGCCGGGCTGGACCCGGCGGCGCTGCGCAAGGCGCTGGCACGGTATGCGAAGATCCGTTCGGTGGAGCTGGTCGAGGCAGGCGACCCCAGGCATCCCTGGGCCTGGGTCGATATCGATGCCAGCCCGCTGGCGGTATGGAAGCTGGTGGCGCGGCTGGACCGGCGCTATATCGCCGGCTGCCACCTGCACTGGCATGTGCCGGCGTACCGCGCGCGCTGAAACGCCCGCACCGGTACCGGCGCGCCTGGCAACGACAATCTGGAACGAACAATGCTCAAGTGGCTTCAACGCGCGGCCTGTCCGCATGCCCTCGCGGCCATGCCGCCAACCCCGGCGGCGACCGGCGCCGCGCCGGACCTGCAAGACCTGGTGTTCGAGCGCATCAGCAACGCGCGCGACCTGGGCGGACTGGTGGGCGCGGAAGGGCGCCGCGTGCGCTGCGGCCGCCTCTACCGCAGCGGCAATCCGGCGCTGGCAAGCGCCGCCGACCTGCAGCGGCTGCAGGCGCTCGGCCTCGACATGGTGGTGGATTTCCGCTCGCCCGGCGAGAAGTCGCCGGGCGAAGCGGCCTTCGGCCAGCGCTTCCGCTGGCAGGCGGTGCCGGTGCTGGAAGGCAGCATGGCGATGGATGTGCTGATGCCGCGCCTGCGCGCCAGCACGCCGGCGCAGATGGATGCCTTCATGCTCGAGGTGTACCGCGATTTCCCGGTGCGCTACCGCGCCGCCTTCGGTGGCTTCATGCAGACCGTGCAGGGCGGCCAGACCCTGCTGTTCCACTGCACCGCGGGCAAGGACCGCACCGGCTTTGCCGCGCTGCTGTTGCTGGCCGCGCTGGGCGTCGGCCAGGACGACATCCTGGCCAACTACCTGGAATCGAACCAGCGCAACGCGCAGTTCAATGCGGCCGCGCTGGCGCAGATGGCCGGGCTTGGCATCGATGCCGCGGTGATGATGCCGCTGCTGGAAGTCCGCGCCAGCTATCTCGACGCGTCGATGCAGGCCATCGACGCGGGCTGGGGCAGCGTCGGCAACTACCTGCGCGATGCGCTGCAGGTCGATGTCGCGCAGCTGCGCGCGCACTACCTGGCCGGCTGAGCCGCGGACTCACAGGCGGTGGCGCGCGCGATCCCGCAATCGGATTACCATAACCCCGTTTCAGACCTTATTGAGGTGCCGGCCAGCGGCGCCCGACCGCCAATGCTTGAACTCCAGGGAGCCATCTGGTTCCGCTCCGGCTCGCAGGACTGGGGCGGCAAGGACCGCATCGCGCTGCTCGCCGCCATCGGCGAGCACGGCTCGATCACGGCCGCCGCGCGCGCCGTCGGCATCAGCTACAAGGCGGCGTGGGACGCCATCGATGCGATGAACAACAGTGCCGGCGAGGCGCTGGTGGTGCGCGCCGCCGGCGGCAAGGGCGGCGGCGGCACGCGCCTCACCGCGCGCGGCGAACAGCTGATCCGCACCTATCGCGCGCTCGAAGACGAGCACCGGCGCTTTGTCGCGCAGCTGTCGCGGCTGGGCGAGGGCGTGGCCGACGATATCCACCTGATGAGGCGAATGATGATCAAGACCAGTGCGCGCAACAAGCTGTTCGGACGAGTGGCCAGCGTCAAGGGCGGCGCGGTCAACGACGAGGTGGTGCTGGAGCTGGCCGGCGGGCAGCGCATCGTCGCCACCATCACGCACGAGAGTGTCGAGACGCTGGAACTGGCCGAGGGCGTGGAGGCGTTTGCGCTGATCAAGGCGTCGTCGGTGCTGGTGGGGCTGCCGGAACCGGGCATGCGGCTGTCGGCGCGCAACCAGCTGGCGGGCGTGGTGGCGCGCGTGATGCCCGGCGCGGTGAACGCCGAGGTGGTGATCGAACTCGACGGCGGCGGCACGGTGGCGGCCATCGTCACCAACGGCAGCGTCGAGGCGCTGGGGCTGCAGGCCGGCGTGGCCGCGGTGGCGGTGTTCAAGGCCTCGAGCGTGATCCTCGGCGTGGTGGGGTAGACCCTGCGTGCAATAATAGCCGCCCCAAAAGCATGTCGTTCCTCCCGCAATGCACGCCGCGCTGGCTGGCTTTTCCCTCGGTCTCTCCCTGATTCTTGCCATCGGTTCCCAGAATGCTTTCGTGCTGCGGCAAGGCCTGCGGCGGGAGCATGTGTTCTGGGTCTGCCTGGTGTGCGCGCTGTCGGACGCGCTGCTGATCCTGCTGGGCGTGTCCGGCTTCGCCGTGATGATCCGCACGCTGCCGTGGCTGGGCGCGGCGATGCGCTATGGCGGCGCGGCCTTCCTGGTCTGGTATGGCGCGCGCAGCTTCATCGTGGCGTGGCGCTCGAACGCGGTGCTGGACCCGAGCGATGCCGCATCGCGGCCGCTGGCGCAGACGCTGGCCGTATGCCTGGCCTTCACCTGGCTGAATCCGCATGTGTACCTCGACACGGTGATGCTGATCGGTTCGGTGTCGACCCAGTTCGCGGGCAACACGCGTGAATTCGCCGCGGGTGCCATGACCGCGTCGTTCCTGTTCTTTTTTGCGCTGGGCTATGGCGCGGCGCTGCTGCGGCCGGTGTTTGCGCGGCCGCGGGCGTGGCAGGTGCTGGAGGTGGTGATCGGCATCACCATGTGGGTGATTGCCGCGCGTTTGCTGATGGGTTGAACCGAAGGAGCACGGATGCCGAGGAACGTCGAGATCAAGGCCCGCATCGACAGCGTCGAGGCGCTGTTGCCGCGCGCCGCCGCGCTGGCCGACCACGGCCCGGAGTACATCCGCCAGGACGATACCTTCTTCCGCTGCGCCAACGGGCGGCTCAAGCTGCGCGAGTTCGCGCCGGACCACGGCGAACTGATCTTCTATGCGCGCGCCGACCAGGCCGGCCCGAAAGAGAGCTTCTACATCCTGTCGCCGACGCCGTCGCCCGGCACCCTGCGCGCCGCGCTGGCCGCCGCGCACGGCGAGGGCGGGCGGGTGCGCAAGCTGCGCACGCTGTACCTGGCCGGACGCACGCGCGTGCACCTGGACCGGGTCGAGGCGCTCGGCGATTTCCTCGAGCTGGAAGTGGTGCTGGCCGACGCGGAAAGCGTGGCGGACGGGGTCGCCGAGGCCCACGCCTTGCTGGCCCGCCTGGGCGTTCCCGCGTCGGCCCTGATCGAAGGCGCGTATGTCGACCTGCTGCGCGCGGCTCAGGCCACGCGCGCCGGCACCGGCGCGTAGACCGGCGGGTGGTGGCGGCTGGTGCCGCTGCCGAAGATGCGGCCTTCGCGGATTTCCAGCACGTGGTCGCCCAGCGCCTCGACATCGGCGGGATCGTGCGAGATCACCAGCATCGGCACGTCGAGGCTGGCCTGCAGGGTGCGCAGCTCCGCCCGCATGCGCGCGCGCAGCGCGGGGTCCAGCGCCGAAAACGGTTCATCGAGCAGGACGATGTCGGGCTGCGCCACCAGCGCGCGCGCCAGTGCCACGCGCTGCTTCTGGCCGCCGGAGATCTCGGCCGGATAGTTGCCGGTGATGTCGGCCAGGCCGAAGGCATCGATCCAGCGTTGCGCCTGCGCGGGCACCGCGCCGCGGCGCGGATTGCGCCAGCCGCGCGCAAGGCCGAAGGCGATGTTCTGGCCCACGGTCAGGTGCGGGAACAGCGCATATTCCTGGAACAGGTAGGCCACGCGGCGCTGCTGGGGACGCACGTCGATGCCGGCGTCGGCGTCGAACAGGGTGCGCCCGTTCAGCACGATGCGGCCGCTGTCCGGCGCCAGCAGCCCGGCGATGGCGCGCAGCGTCAGGCTCTTGCCGGCGCCCGAGGGGCCGAACAGCGCAATGCGCCGGCTGGCCGAGTCGAAGTCGATATCCAGCGCGAAGTGGCGGTCGGCCGAGACCATCTGCTTGCGGATGCTGACGTGCATGCTCATGGCGATAGACGGGGCCCGGGCGTTAGCGGACGCGCGGGCGCAAGCGCCGGCGTTCGTAGAGTTCGGCGGGATTGCGCGCGGCCGCCGGCACCAGGCGTGCGGCAATCACCAGCAGCAGCACGCAGGTGACGGAAGTCACCAGCACCAGCAGGTTGGCGGTGTTGTCGTCGCCGGCCTGGACTGCCTCGTAGATGGCCACCGACAGCGTCTGCGTGCGTCCGGGCAGGTTACCGGCGATCATCAGCGTGGCGCCGAATTCGCCCAGCGCGCGCGCAAACGCCAGCAGCACGCCGGCGATGATGCCGCGCGCCGCCAGCGGCAGCGTGACACGGAAAAAGATGCCGGCCTCGGGCACGCCCAGCACGCGCGCGGCATTTTCGAGCTGGTGGTCGACGCCTTCAAAGGCGGCGCGCGCGGACTTCAGCACCAGCGGGAAGGCGACGATGGTCGAGGCCAGCACTGCGCCCTGCCAGGTGAAGACCAGCTCGATGCCCAGGCGCGCCAGCCACTCGCCGAACACGCCGCGGCGTCCCACCAGCACCAGCAGGTAATAGCCCAGCACCGTGGGCGGTAGCACCAGCGGCAGCGTCAGCACCGCATCG
This window harbors:
- a CDS encoding RNA-binding protein — encoded protein: MKVLVRGLKAGLDPAALRKALARYAKIRSVELVEAGDPRHPWAWVDIDASPLAVWKLVARLDRRYIAGCHLHWHVPAYRAR
- a CDS encoding tyrosine-protein phosphatase, which produces MLKWLQRAACPHALAAMPPTPAATGAAPDLQDLVFERISNARDLGGLVGAEGRRVRCGRLYRSGNPALASAADLQRLQALGLDMVVDFRSPGEKSPGEAAFGQRFRWQAVPVLEGSMAMDVLMPRLRASTPAQMDAFMLEVYRDFPVRYRAAFGGFMQTVQGGQTLLFHCTAGKDRTGFAALLLLAALGVGQDDILANYLESNQRNAQFNAAALAQMAGLGIDAAVMMPLLEVRASYLDASMQAIDAGWGSVGNYLRDALQVDVAQLRAHYLAG
- a CDS encoding TOBE domain-containing protein; its protein translation is MLELQGAIWFRSGSQDWGGKDRIALLAAIGEHGSITAAARAVGISYKAAWDAIDAMNNSAGEALVVRAAGGKGGGGTRLTARGEQLIRTYRALEDEHRRFVAQLSRLGEGVADDIHLMRRMMIKTSARNKLFGRVASVKGGAVNDEVVLELAGGQRIVATITHESVETLELAEGVEAFALIKASSVLVGLPEPGMRLSARNQLAGVVARVMPGAVNAEVVIELDGGGTVAAIVTNGSVEALGLQAGVAAVAVFKASSVILGVVG
- a CDS encoding LysE/ArgO family amino acid transporter, encoding MHAALAGFSLGLSLILAIGSQNAFVLRQGLRREHVFWVCLVCALSDALLILLGVSGFAVMIRTLPWLGAAMRYGGAAFLVWYGARSFIVAWRSNAVLDPSDAASRPLAQTLAVCLAFTWLNPHVYLDTVMLIGSVSTQFAGNTREFAAGAMTASFLFFFALGYGAALLRPVFARPRAWQVLEVVIGITMWVIAARLLMG
- a CDS encoding class IV adenylate cyclase; the protein is MPRNVEIKARIDSVEALLPRAAALADHGPEYIRQDDTFFRCANGRLKLREFAPDHGELIFYARADQAGPKESFYILSPTPSPGTLRAALAAAHGEGGRVRKLRTLYLAGRTRVHLDRVEALGDFLELEVVLADAESVADGVAEAHALLARLGVPASALIEGAYVDLLRAAQATRAGTGA
- a CDS encoding ATP-binding cassette domain-containing protein, which codes for MSMHVSIRKQMVSADRHFALDIDFDSASRRIALFGPSGAGKSLTLRAIAGLLAPDSGRIVLNGRTLFDADAGIDVRPQQRRVAYLFQEYALFPHLTVGQNIAFGLARGWRNPRRGAVPAQAQRWIDAFGLADITGNYPAEISGGQKQRVALARALVAQPDIVLLDEPFSALDPALRARMRAELRTLQASLDVPMLVISHDPADVEALGDHVLEIREGRIFGSGTSRHHPPVYAPVPARVA
- the modB gene encoding molybdate ABC transporter permease subunit; its protein translation is MDAVWVPLLLSLKVAGWATALNAVLGVGAAWALARWRSPLRDVVDAVLTLPLVLPPTVLGYYLLVLVGRRGVFGEWLARLGIELVFTWQGAVLASTIVAFPLVLKSARAAFEGVDHQLENAARVLGVPEAGIFFRVTLPLAARGIIAGVLLAFARALGEFGATLMIAGNLPGRTQTLSVAIYEAVQAGDDNTANLLVLVTSVTCVLLLVIAARLVPAAARNPAELYERRRLRPRVR